A single region of the Actinoplanes sp. SE50/110 genome encodes:
- a CDS encoding PRC-barrel domain-containing protein, with translation MTEKAEDLGEPVAYLVLKEGVPVYAPSGDRIGTVEHVLSDEPADVFHGLLISTPDGRRFASGDQVAGLYEHGAVLTEPAEQLARSGADLPGERSGGTLKRAWDWLVQPH, from the coding sequence ATGACAGAGAAGGCGGAAGACCTGGGAGAACCGGTCGCCTACCTGGTCCTCAAGGAGGGGGTGCCGGTCTACGCGCCCAGCGGCGACCGGATCGGCACGGTGGAGCACGTGCTGTCCGACGAGCCGGCGGACGTCTTCCACGGCCTGCTGATCAGCACGCCGGACGGGCGGCGCTTCGCCTCCGGCGACCAGGTGGCCGGCCTGTACGAGCACGGGGCGGTCCTCACCGAGCCGGCCGAGCAACTCGCCCGCTCCGGCGCCGACCTGCCCGGGGAGCGATCCGGAGGCACGCTCAAACGGGCGTGGGACTGGCTGGTCCAGCCCCACTGA